One Peromyscus leucopus breed LL Stock chromosome 2, UCI_PerLeu_2.1, whole genome shotgun sequence DNA window includes the following coding sequences:
- the Ppp3r2 gene encoding calcineurin subunit B type 2, protein MGNEASFHSEMGSNFEQDEIRRLCRSFRKLDVDKSGSLSRDEFMSLPELKQNPLVTRVIDIFDTDGNGEVDFHEFVQGTSQFSVKGDEEQKLRFAFRIYDMDKDGYISNGELFQVLKMMVGNNLKDWQLQQLVDKTILVVDKDGDGRISFQEFCDVVRGMEIHKKLVVPIDHGQED, encoded by the exons ATGGGCAACGAAGCTAGCTTCCATTCCGAGATGGGCAGTAACTTCGAGCAAGATGAGATTAGAAGGCTGTGCAGAAGCTTCAGGAAGTTGGACGTGGACAAATCCGGCTCCCTGAGCAGAGACGAGTTCATGTCGCTGCCTGAGCTGAAACAGAACCCACTGGTGACTCGAGTGATCGACATCTTCGACACGGACGGCAATGGGGAAGTGGACTTCCACGAGTTTGTCCAGGGCACCTCGCAGTTCAGCGTCAAGGGCGACGAAGAGCAGAAGTTAAGGTTCGCCTTCAGAATCTATGACATGGACAAAGATGGCTACATCTCCAACGGGGAGCTCTTCCAGGTGCTGAAGATGATGGTGGGTAACAACCTCAAGGAttggcagctgcagcagctggtGGACAAAACCATCTTGGTTGTGGATAAGGATGGCGATGGCCGGATATCCTTTCAAGAGTTCTGTGATGTGGTCAGAGGCATGGAGATCCACAAGAAGTTGGTCGTGCCTAT agatCACGGTCAAGAAgactaa